One Trichosurus vulpecula isolate mTriVul1 chromosome 7, mTriVul1.pri, whole genome shotgun sequence genomic region harbors:
- the CGN gene encoding cingulin isoform X2, translating to MYMDRATTIAEPRPPVDHGVQIRFITESADSTQAASLRRGGRRPAKDSRASSYGVAVRVQGIAGQPFVVLNSGDKGGDSFGVQIKGNGSRGAPDSLSSDSELPENPYGSPRRFVGSYSQGSTSDEEAGVGQKNKLQRSRSHASLLDSAPVGPGVLTGSLLELTPPDGPSGNVIDTAPLSSVDSLISKFDSRGSQTRGRTGYRTRLSSEHRKRSQSLDSRPPRDTAEERDRVREQEREQDQDRDFSNSSTNWKQTNMMSGLNQGQGQAPSNVISRSRQTQEWVLQSFEEPRGRARDPTLMQFKSTPDLLRDQQEATTPGSAEHAKVTIYNILREGSSESETSVKRKVSLVLEQMQALAVTPPNVSQAMAVHRGLVQKVDELQQKLDEEVKKRQKLELSREPSRVGLERQLEESVEECLRLQEKLERKKAEMQRSTQELQDMKLLLDQGERLRHGLEDQLKEVQDKLKQGQNPEAAKEALLKDLLETRELLEEVLEGKQRQEEQLRQRERELTALKGVLKEEVASRDQEVERVRQQCQQDMEQLRRSMKDVSQDQATLEVERQKVSARIRGLERELKESAEETGHWQSMFQKNKEELRGTKQELLQLRLEKEDLEEELREQIGALQKDLDQARASAKDNRQVENLKKELQRAQGELQDLRDHQSQEAAGRNRARELEQELAALREEAERGKGAEQQQLQLHKTLQQLQQDYEETAKAKAAAEAEAAMMGQRRAAVESTLRETQEENDEFRRRILGLEQQLKEARSLAEGGEAVESRLRDKVQRLEAERQHLEKALSASQEEEESLAGAKRMLEGRLEEAQRGLARLGQEQQALNRALEEEGKQREILRRNKAELEEQKRLLDKTVEKLNKELEKIGEESQRALGQLQAQLEEYKEKARRDVAGAQRQAKEWATEAEKAAGGLGQLQDEAQRLRQALQTLQAERDTALLDKDLLTQRLQGLEQETESKKRSQDDKARQLKNLEEKVSRLEAELDEERNTVELLTERVNRGRDQIDQLRGELLQERSSRQDLECDKISLERQNKDLKSRLASLEGFQKPSASFSQLESQNQELQERLQAEEREKMLLQTTNRKLERRVKELSIQIDDERQHVNDQKDQLSLRVKALKRQVDEAEEEIERLDGLRKKAQRELEEQHEVNEQLQARVKALEKDSRRKATRSAAEASLKHDGLSSDEEFDNIYDPSSIASLLTESNLQTSSC from the exons ATGTACATGGATCGGGCAACAACCATAGCCGAGCCCCGGCCTCCAGTGGACCATGGTGTGCAAATCCGATTCATCACAGAGTCAGCTGACAGCACACAGGCAGCCTCTTTACGCCGGGGTGGCCGTCGCCCAGCCAAGGACTCTAGAGCTAGTTCTTATGGTGTAGCAGTGCGGGTGCAAGGCATTGCTGGGCAGCCCTTTGTGGTGCTCAACAGTGGGGATAAGGGTGGTGATTCCTTTGGGGTACAGATCAAAGGCAATGGCAGCAGAGGAGCCCCTGATTCACTGAGCTCAGACTCAGAGCTTCCTGAGAACCCCTATGGCTCACCTCGGAGGTTTGTTGGCTCCTATTCCCAGGGCAGTACCTCTGATGAGGAAGCTGGAGTTGGGCAAAAGAACAAGCTTCAGCGTTCTCGTTCCCATGCCTCCCTGTTGGATTCTGCTCCTGTGGGCCCAGGTGTCCTGACTGGCAGCCTATTAGAATTAACCCCTCCAGATGGTCCCTCTGGGAATGTCATTGACACAGCACCCCTCTCTTCCGTGGATTCTCTCATTAGCAAGTTTGACAGCCGAGGGTCCCAAACGAGGGGCCGGACTGGCTACCGTACACGACTGTCCTCAGAACATCGAAAGCGGAGTCAGAGCTTAGATAGCCGCCCACCTCGAGATACCGCAGAGGAACGGGATCGGGTACGGGAACAGGAACGGGAACAGGACCAGGACCGGGACTTCAGCAACTCCTCCACTAACTGGAAGCAGACCAATATGATGAGTGGCCTAAATCAGGGCCAGGGCCAGGCCCCATCAAATGTCATCAGCCGATCCCGACAGAcccaggaatgggtgttgcagaGCTTTGAGGAGCCACGGGGGAGGGCACGGGACCCTACCCTAATGCAG TTCAAGTCAACCCCAGACCTTCTGAGGGACCAGCAAGAGGCCACAACCCCTGGCAGTGCTGAACACGCAAAAGTTACCATCTATAATATTCTACGGGAGGG GAGTTCAGAAAGTGAAACATCTGTGAAGAGGAAGGTCAGCCTGGTGTTGGAACAGATGCAGGCCCTAGCG GTAACCCCTCCCAATGTCTCCCAAGCCATGGCAGTACATCGTGGGCTAGTTCAGAAGGTTGATGAGCTGCAGCAAAAGCTGGATGAGGAGGTAAAG aaACGACAAAAGCTGGAGCTCTCTCGTGAGCCATCCCGGGTCGGGCTGGAACGGCAGCTGGAGGAAAGTGTGGAGGAGTGTCTACGACTGCAGGAGAAactggaaaggaagaaggcagagatgCAGCGTAGCACCCAGGA GCTCCAGGACATGAAGCTCttgctggatcagggtgagaggcTAAGGCATGGGCTTGAGGACCAGCTGAAAGAGGTGCAAGACAAGCTAAAACAGGGACAGAACCCTGAGGCTGCAAAGGAGGCCCTATTGAAG GACCTGCTAGAGACTAGGGAGTTACTAGAGGAAGTACTAGAGGGCAAACAGAGGCAGGAGGAACAGCTCCGGCAGCGGGAGCGGGAACTGACGGCTCTGAAGGGGGTGCTGAAGGAGGAGGTGGCCTCTCGGGACCAGGAGGTGGAACGTGTCCGGCAGCAGTGCCAACAGGACATGGAGCAGCTGCGCCGGAGCATGAAGGATGTCTCCCAA GATCAGGCCACCCTGGAAGTGGAAAGGCAGAAAGTGTCAGCCCGAATTCGGGGCCTAGAGAGGGAACTTAAAGAGAGCGCTGAGGAGACTGGCCACTGGCAAAGCATgttccaaaaaaacaaagaagagctTCGAGGAACCAAGCAAGA GTTGTTACAGCTTCGGCTGGAGAAGGAGGATCTGGAGGAAGAACTCAGGGAGCAAATCGGGGCTCTGCAGAAGGACCTAGACCAGGCCAGAGCCAGTGCTAAAGATAATCGTCAGGTTGAGAACCTCAAGAAG GAACTGCAGCGGGCACAGGGGGAGCTTCAGGACCTGAGGGATCATCAAAGTCAGGAAGCCGCTGGGAGGAATCGGGCGAGGGAACTGGAACAGGAGCTGGCAGCCCTCAGAGAAGAGGCTGAGCGGGGAAAGGGGGCTGAGCAGCAGCAGCTACAGCTGCATAAGACCCTTCAGCAGCTTCAACAGGACTATGAAGAGACTGCCAAg GCCAAGGCAGCAGCTGAAGCAGAGGCAGCCATGATGGGGCAGCGGCGGGCAGCAGTGGAGTCAACGCTACGTGAAACCCAAGAGGAAAACGATGAATTCCGAAGGCGGATCTTGGGTCTGGAACAGCAGCTAAAGGAGGCCCGGAGCTTGGCTGAGGGTGGGGAAGCTGTTGAGTCGAGGCTTCGAGACAAGGTGCAGCGGCTGGAG GCAGAGAGACAGCATCTCGAGAAGGCCCTGAGCGCatctcaggaagaagaggaatcacTGGCTGGGGCAAAGCGGATGCTGGAGGGGCGGCTAgaagaggcacagagaggtctTGCGCGTTTGGGGCAGGAGCAACAGGCATTAAACCGAGCccttgaggaggaagggaagcaaCGGGAAATCCTTCGGCGGAACAAGGCTGAGCTGGAAGAGCAGAAACGGCTGCTGGATAAGACTGTAGAGAAACTGAACAAGGAG TTGGAGAAAATTGGAGAAGAGTCACAGAGAGCGCTGGGGCAGCTCCAAGCCCAACTGGAAGAATACAAGGAGAAGGCACGTCGAGATGTAGCTGGTGCCCAGCGCCAGGCCAAGGAATGGGCCACCGAGGCAGAGAAGGCAGCTGGAGGGCTGGGCCAGCTGCAGGATGAG gcCCAGCGACTGCGCCAGGCCCTGCAAACATTACAGGCTGAGCGAGATACAGCCCTCCTGGACAAGGACTTGCTGACCCAGAGACTACAGGGGCTGGAGCAGGAGACCGAAAGCAAAAAACGTTCCCAGGATGACAAGGCCCGGCAACTCAAGAACCTAGAA GAAAAGGTTTCACGCCTGGAGGCAGAGCTAGATGAGGAAAGAAACACAGTGGAGCTGCTGACAGAGCGAGTGAACCGTGGGCGAGACCAG ATCGACCAGCTGAGAGGAGAGCTGCTGCAGGAGAGATCTAGTCGGCAAGACCTGGAATGTGATAAGATCTCTCTGGAGAGACAG AACAAGGATCTGAAGAGCCGACTGGCCAGCTTAGAGGGTTTCCAGAAGCCCAGCGCCAGCTTCTCTCAGCTGGAGTCACAGAACCAGGAGCTGCAGGAGCGACTTCAGGCTGAAGAGAG GGAGAAGATGCTTCTGCAGACCACGAACCGAAAACTGGAAAGGAGGGTTAAAGAGCTTTCCATCCAGATTGATGATGAAAGACAGCATGTAAATGACCAGAAGGATCAG CTGAGCCTGCGGGTGAAGGCCCTGAAGCGACAGGTTGATGaggcagaagaggaaattgaacgGCTGGATGGTTTGAGGAAGAAGGCCCAGCGTGAGCTGGAAGAGCAGCATGAGGTCAATGAGCAGCTGCAGGCCCGGGTTAAGGCCTTGGAAAAGGATTCCCG gCGCAAGGCTACCCGGTCAGCAGCCGAGGCATCCCTCAAGCATGATGGGCTGAGTTCGGATGAGGAGTTTGACAATATCTATGACCCCTCATCCATTGCATCACTGCTCACTGAGAGCAACCTCCAGACCAGTTCTTGCTAG
- the CGN gene encoding cingulin isoform X1 — protein MTEDPLMYMDRATTIAEPRPPVDHGVQIRFITESADSTQAASLRRGGRRPAKDSRASSYGVAVRVQGIAGQPFVVLNSGDKGGDSFGVQIKGNGSRGAPDSLSSDSELPENPYGSPRRFVGSYSQGSTSDEEAGVGQKNKLQRSRSHASLLDSAPVGPGVLTGSLLELTPPDGPSGNVIDTAPLSSVDSLISKFDSRGSQTRGRTGYRTRLSSEHRKRSQSLDSRPPRDTAEERDRVREQEREQDQDRDFSNSSTNWKQTNMMSGLNQGQGQAPSNVISRSRQTQEWVLQSFEEPRGRARDPTLMQFKSTPDLLRDQQEATTPGSAEHAKVTIYNILREGSSESETSVKRKVSLVLEQMQALAVTPPNVSQAMAVHRGLVQKVDELQQKLDEEVKKRQKLELSREPSRVGLERQLEESVEECLRLQEKLERKKAEMQRSTQELQDMKLLLDQGERLRHGLEDQLKEVQDKLKQGQNPEAAKEALLKDLLETRELLEEVLEGKQRQEEQLRQRERELTALKGVLKEEVASRDQEVERVRQQCQQDMEQLRRSMKDVSQDQATLEVERQKVSARIRGLERELKESAEETGHWQSMFQKNKEELRGTKQELLQLRLEKEDLEEELREQIGALQKDLDQARASAKDNRQVENLKKELQRAQGELQDLRDHQSQEAAGRNRARELEQELAALREEAERGKGAEQQQLQLHKTLQQLQQDYEETAKAKAAAEAEAAMMGQRRAAVESTLRETQEENDEFRRRILGLEQQLKEARSLAEGGEAVESRLRDKVQRLEAERQHLEKALSASQEEEESLAGAKRMLEGRLEEAQRGLARLGQEQQALNRALEEEGKQREILRRNKAELEEQKRLLDKTVEKLNKELEKIGEESQRALGQLQAQLEEYKEKARRDVAGAQRQAKEWATEAEKAAGGLGQLQDEAQRLRQALQTLQAERDTALLDKDLLTQRLQGLEQETESKKRSQDDKARQLKNLEEKVSRLEAELDEERNTVELLTERVNRGRDQIDQLRGELLQERSSRQDLECDKISLERQNKDLKSRLASLEGFQKPSASFSQLESQNQELQERLQAEEREKMLLQTTNRKLERRVKELSIQIDDERQHVNDQKDQLSLRVKALKRQVDEAEEEIERLDGLRKKAQRELEEQHEVNEQLQARVKALEKDSRRKATRSAAEASLKHDGLSSDEEFDNIYDPSSIASLLTESNLQTSSC, from the exons ATGACAGAG GATCCCCTCATGTACATGGATCGGGCAACAACCATAGCCGAGCCCCGGCCTCCAGTGGACCATGGTGTGCAAATCCGATTCATCACAGAGTCAGCTGACAGCACACAGGCAGCCTCTTTACGCCGGGGTGGCCGTCGCCCAGCCAAGGACTCTAGAGCTAGTTCTTATGGTGTAGCAGTGCGGGTGCAAGGCATTGCTGGGCAGCCCTTTGTGGTGCTCAACAGTGGGGATAAGGGTGGTGATTCCTTTGGGGTACAGATCAAAGGCAATGGCAGCAGAGGAGCCCCTGATTCACTGAGCTCAGACTCAGAGCTTCCTGAGAACCCCTATGGCTCACCTCGGAGGTTTGTTGGCTCCTATTCCCAGGGCAGTACCTCTGATGAGGAAGCTGGAGTTGGGCAAAAGAACAAGCTTCAGCGTTCTCGTTCCCATGCCTCCCTGTTGGATTCTGCTCCTGTGGGCCCAGGTGTCCTGACTGGCAGCCTATTAGAATTAACCCCTCCAGATGGTCCCTCTGGGAATGTCATTGACACAGCACCCCTCTCTTCCGTGGATTCTCTCATTAGCAAGTTTGACAGCCGAGGGTCCCAAACGAGGGGCCGGACTGGCTACCGTACACGACTGTCCTCAGAACATCGAAAGCGGAGTCAGAGCTTAGATAGCCGCCCACCTCGAGATACCGCAGAGGAACGGGATCGGGTACGGGAACAGGAACGGGAACAGGACCAGGACCGGGACTTCAGCAACTCCTCCACTAACTGGAAGCAGACCAATATGATGAGTGGCCTAAATCAGGGCCAGGGCCAGGCCCCATCAAATGTCATCAGCCGATCCCGACAGAcccaggaatgggtgttgcagaGCTTTGAGGAGCCACGGGGGAGGGCACGGGACCCTACCCTAATGCAG TTCAAGTCAACCCCAGACCTTCTGAGGGACCAGCAAGAGGCCACAACCCCTGGCAGTGCTGAACACGCAAAAGTTACCATCTATAATATTCTACGGGAGGG GAGTTCAGAAAGTGAAACATCTGTGAAGAGGAAGGTCAGCCTGGTGTTGGAACAGATGCAGGCCCTAGCG GTAACCCCTCCCAATGTCTCCCAAGCCATGGCAGTACATCGTGGGCTAGTTCAGAAGGTTGATGAGCTGCAGCAAAAGCTGGATGAGGAGGTAAAG aaACGACAAAAGCTGGAGCTCTCTCGTGAGCCATCCCGGGTCGGGCTGGAACGGCAGCTGGAGGAAAGTGTGGAGGAGTGTCTACGACTGCAGGAGAAactggaaaggaagaaggcagagatgCAGCGTAGCACCCAGGA GCTCCAGGACATGAAGCTCttgctggatcagggtgagaggcTAAGGCATGGGCTTGAGGACCAGCTGAAAGAGGTGCAAGACAAGCTAAAACAGGGACAGAACCCTGAGGCTGCAAAGGAGGCCCTATTGAAG GACCTGCTAGAGACTAGGGAGTTACTAGAGGAAGTACTAGAGGGCAAACAGAGGCAGGAGGAACAGCTCCGGCAGCGGGAGCGGGAACTGACGGCTCTGAAGGGGGTGCTGAAGGAGGAGGTGGCCTCTCGGGACCAGGAGGTGGAACGTGTCCGGCAGCAGTGCCAACAGGACATGGAGCAGCTGCGCCGGAGCATGAAGGATGTCTCCCAA GATCAGGCCACCCTGGAAGTGGAAAGGCAGAAAGTGTCAGCCCGAATTCGGGGCCTAGAGAGGGAACTTAAAGAGAGCGCTGAGGAGACTGGCCACTGGCAAAGCATgttccaaaaaaacaaagaagagctTCGAGGAACCAAGCAAGA GTTGTTACAGCTTCGGCTGGAGAAGGAGGATCTGGAGGAAGAACTCAGGGAGCAAATCGGGGCTCTGCAGAAGGACCTAGACCAGGCCAGAGCCAGTGCTAAAGATAATCGTCAGGTTGAGAACCTCAAGAAG GAACTGCAGCGGGCACAGGGGGAGCTTCAGGACCTGAGGGATCATCAAAGTCAGGAAGCCGCTGGGAGGAATCGGGCGAGGGAACTGGAACAGGAGCTGGCAGCCCTCAGAGAAGAGGCTGAGCGGGGAAAGGGGGCTGAGCAGCAGCAGCTACAGCTGCATAAGACCCTTCAGCAGCTTCAACAGGACTATGAAGAGACTGCCAAg GCCAAGGCAGCAGCTGAAGCAGAGGCAGCCATGATGGGGCAGCGGCGGGCAGCAGTGGAGTCAACGCTACGTGAAACCCAAGAGGAAAACGATGAATTCCGAAGGCGGATCTTGGGTCTGGAACAGCAGCTAAAGGAGGCCCGGAGCTTGGCTGAGGGTGGGGAAGCTGTTGAGTCGAGGCTTCGAGACAAGGTGCAGCGGCTGGAG GCAGAGAGACAGCATCTCGAGAAGGCCCTGAGCGCatctcaggaagaagaggaatcacTGGCTGGGGCAAAGCGGATGCTGGAGGGGCGGCTAgaagaggcacagagaggtctTGCGCGTTTGGGGCAGGAGCAACAGGCATTAAACCGAGCccttgaggaggaagggaagcaaCGGGAAATCCTTCGGCGGAACAAGGCTGAGCTGGAAGAGCAGAAACGGCTGCTGGATAAGACTGTAGAGAAACTGAACAAGGAG TTGGAGAAAATTGGAGAAGAGTCACAGAGAGCGCTGGGGCAGCTCCAAGCCCAACTGGAAGAATACAAGGAGAAGGCACGTCGAGATGTAGCTGGTGCCCAGCGCCAGGCCAAGGAATGGGCCACCGAGGCAGAGAAGGCAGCTGGAGGGCTGGGCCAGCTGCAGGATGAG gcCCAGCGACTGCGCCAGGCCCTGCAAACATTACAGGCTGAGCGAGATACAGCCCTCCTGGACAAGGACTTGCTGACCCAGAGACTACAGGGGCTGGAGCAGGAGACCGAAAGCAAAAAACGTTCCCAGGATGACAAGGCCCGGCAACTCAAGAACCTAGAA GAAAAGGTTTCACGCCTGGAGGCAGAGCTAGATGAGGAAAGAAACACAGTGGAGCTGCTGACAGAGCGAGTGAACCGTGGGCGAGACCAG ATCGACCAGCTGAGAGGAGAGCTGCTGCAGGAGAGATCTAGTCGGCAAGACCTGGAATGTGATAAGATCTCTCTGGAGAGACAG AACAAGGATCTGAAGAGCCGACTGGCCAGCTTAGAGGGTTTCCAGAAGCCCAGCGCCAGCTTCTCTCAGCTGGAGTCACAGAACCAGGAGCTGCAGGAGCGACTTCAGGCTGAAGAGAG GGAGAAGATGCTTCTGCAGACCACGAACCGAAAACTGGAAAGGAGGGTTAAAGAGCTTTCCATCCAGATTGATGATGAAAGACAGCATGTAAATGACCAGAAGGATCAG CTGAGCCTGCGGGTGAAGGCCCTGAAGCGACAGGTTGATGaggcagaagaggaaattgaacgGCTGGATGGTTTGAGGAAGAAGGCCCAGCGTGAGCTGGAAGAGCAGCATGAGGTCAATGAGCAGCTGCAGGCCCGGGTTAAGGCCTTGGAAAAGGATTCCCG gCGCAAGGCTACCCGGTCAGCAGCCGAGGCATCCCTCAAGCATGATGGGCTGAGTTCGGATGAGGAGTTTGACAATATCTATGACCCCTCATCCATTGCATCACTGCTCACTGAGAGCAACCTCCAGACCAGTTCTTGCTAG